The following coding sequences lie in one Clostridiisalibacter paucivorans DSM 22131 genomic window:
- a CDS encoding sigma-54 interaction domain-containing protein, with amino-acid sequence MLKDIFLRENIFEILDYITEGIQIIDNQGRIVYFNRAAQRMEDIDGDKTIGRHILEIYPSLSFETSTFLSTIRTGKPIFDVEQTFKNYKGDKIVTVNSTIPIKYNDKVKGAIEISRDITQVKVLSEKIVDLQSELYEGKPGKRVKQKGTADYTFVDIVGESKKMLSLKSLALKASQIDSPVLIYGETGTGKELFVQSIHNSSPRRHKPFIAQNCAALPVNLLEGILFGTTKGGFTGAEDRLGLFELANKGTLFLDEINSMPLELQAKLLRVLQDGTIRRVGSVKTVNVDVRIITALNIPPEKAIDEKMIRKDLYYRLNVINLNIPPLRERKDDISILIKYFIKKYNERFNKNFKRVSRPVMNRFIEYSWPGNVRELQHVMEGIISMYEGDVVIEEFLPQQFIDMETDKKETKAIRPLNEAVEEVEKSIIIEALNKTNWNITKTGEIIDIPRQTLQYKIKKYKLKR; translated from the coding sequence ATGTTGAAAGATATATTTTTAAGAGAAAATATTTTTGAAATTTTGGATTATATAACAGAGGGGATACAGATAATAGACAATCAGGGGAGGATAGTCTATTTCAATAGGGCAGCACAGAGGATGGAAGATATTGATGGAGACAAGACTATAGGACGGCATATATTAGAGATATACCCATCTCTGTCATTTGAAACCAGTACTTTTTTATCAACTATACGTACAGGTAAGCCCATATTTGATGTGGAACAGACATTTAAGAATTATAAAGGAGATAAGATAGTAACGGTAAACTCCACTATACCAATAAAGTATAATGATAAGGTGAAGGGTGCCATAGAGATATCCAGGGATATAACCCAAGTGAAGGTATTGTCTGAAAAGATAGTAGATCTTCAGAGTGAGCTCTATGAAGGTAAACCAGGAAAGCGTGTTAAACAAAAGGGTACAGCAGATTATACATTTGTGGATATAGTGGGAGAAAGTAAAAAAATGTTGAGCTTAAAGTCTTTAGCATTGAAGGCATCTCAAATAGATTCTCCAGTACTGATATATGGAGAAACGGGAACAGGCAAGGAGTTATTTGTACAGTCTATTCACAACTCCAGTCCCAGAAGGCATAAGCCCTTTATAGCTCAAAACTGTGCTGCACTACCAGTTAATCTATTGGAGGGTATATTATTTGGAACTACTAAAGGTGGGTTTACAGGAGCAGAAGACAGATTGGGATTATTTGAATTGGCCAATAAAGGTACATTGTTTTTAGATGAGATAAATTCAATGCCTTTGGAGCTTCAAGCTAAGCTTTTAAGGGTACTTCAAGATGGAACAATTAGAAGGGTTGGTTCTGTAAAAACGGTAAATGTGGATGTCAGGATAATTACTGCCCTCAATATACCTCCAGAAAAGGCAATAGATGAGAAGATGATACGTAAAGACCTATACTATAGACTTAATGTAATAAACCTAAATATACCTCCTTTGAGAGAGAGAAAAGATGATATTTCTATACTTATAAAGTATTTTATAAAGAAATATAATGAACGTTTCAATAAAAATTTTAAACGGGTATCTAGACCAGTTATGAATAGATTTATTGAGTATTCATGGCCAGGTAATGTAAGAGAGTTACAGCATGTTATGGAAGGGATAATATCAATGTATGAAGGGGATGTAGTCATAGAAGAATTTCTACCCCAACAGTTTATTGATATGGAGACTGATAAAAAAGAAACAAAAGCTATAAGACCTTTAAATGAAGCAGTTGAAGAAGTAGAGAAGAGTATTATAATAGAAGCATTAAATAAGACGAACTGGAATATTACTAAAACTGGAGAGATTATAGACATACCTCGACAGACTTTACAGTACAAGATAAAAAAATATAAATTAAAAAGATAA
- the murI gene encoding glutamate racemase, with amino-acid sequence MDDRPIGVFDSGIGGLTVLNEIMEQLPGEDIIYFGDTARIPYGTRSKETVIKYSFQCIKFLLSKNIKAIVIACNTASAIALKEASKHFDIPIIGVIEPGANAAVLTSKNRKIGVIGTTGTINSESYQNTIRKVDKNTEVIGIACPLFVQIVEEGWEDTDVAMLTSEKYLMELKEHNIDTLVLGCTHYPILRYTLAKTMGKGVNLVNPAYETAKATKEMLKDKNLLSERLNTSNYKYYVSDDPEKFRRIGGNILKREIRDIKKVDIENI; translated from the coding sequence ATGGATGATAGACCTATTGGAGTGTTTGATTCAGGCATAGGAGGCCTTACGGTATTAAATGAGATAATGGAACAATTACCGGGAGAAGATATTATATATTTTGGAGATACAGCAAGGATACCTTATGGTACTAGATCTAAGGAGACGGTTATAAAGTATTCATTTCAATGCATAAAATTTTTACTGAGCAAAAATATAAAAGCTATAGTAATAGCATGTAATACTGCCAGTGCAATAGCGCTAAAGGAAGCTTCAAAACACTTCGATATCCCCATTATAGGAGTTATAGAACCGGGAGCCAATGCAGCTGTACTAACGTCTAAAAACAGAAAAATAGGGGTAATAGGAACTACAGGGACTATAAATAGTGAGTCTTATCAGAACACCATAAGAAAGGTGGATAAAAATACCGAAGTTATAGGGATTGCTTGTCCCTTATTTGTTCAGATAGTAGAAGAAGGATGGGAAGATACAGATGTTGCAATGTTGACATCGGAGAAATATCTGATGGAACTAAAGGAACATAATATAGATACCTTAGTGTTAGGATGTACCCATTATCCTATTTTAAGATATACATTGGCAAAAACCATGGGAAAAGGAGTAAATCTAGTAAATCCTGCCTACGAAACAGCTAAGGCTACTAAAGAAATGCTAAAGGATAAAAATTTATTAAGTGAAAGATTAAATACATCTAATTATAAGTATTATGTAAGTGATGACCCTGAAAAATTTAGAAGGATAGGTGGAAATATATTAAAAAGAGAAATTAGAGATATAAAAAAGGTGGATATAGAAAATATTTGA
- a CDS encoding DUF1934 domain-containing protein, with the protein MCEVRIKIKGKQTDENGKEDIIELLTEGKFYKKRDIYYIVYEETEISGMEGTTTTLKIEGDKVSMKRFGSNTSDMVFEKGKRFNTYYMTPYGNLDMEILTNKMAIDISDTGKGNIELGYRVNISNSIESNNELLINVM; encoded by the coding sequence ATGTGTGAAGTGAGGATAAAGATTAAAGGGAAACAAACAGATGAAAACGGAAAAGAAGATATTATAGAGCTATTGACAGAGGGGAAGTTTTACAAGAAAAGGGATATATATTATATAGTTTATGAAGAAACAGAAATTTCAGGGATGGAGGGGACAACGACAACTTTGAAAATAGAAGGAGATAAGGTTTCTATGAAAAGATTTGGTTCCAATACATCCGATATGGTATTTGAAAAAGGTAAGAGATTTAATACCTATTATATGACTCCCTATGGGAATTTAGATATGGAGATACTTACCAATAAAATGGCAATAGATATATCTGACACAGGTAAAGGCAATATAGAATTGGGATATAGAGTAAACATTTCAAATAGTATAGAGAGTAATAATGAATTATTAATAAATGTAATGTAG
- a CDS encoding lysine 5,6-aminomutase subunit alpha, with the protein MKSKLNLDPKVIESARNSAAKIADDVQEFIDRHTTVTVERTVARLLGIDNVDEIERPLSNVVVDNVKEGGGLGLGIAYWIGNAMVHTGDDPQTIAEKVSRGELDLTKIPVQDEQKIKEKVEEIAKSTVETIRKNREKREEYITNLGEGKKPYLYVIVATGNIYEDIIQAQAAARQGADIIAVIRTTAQSLLDYVPYGATTEGFGGTYATQENFRLMRKALDEVGEEVGRYIRLCNYCSGLCMPEIAAMGALERLDVMLNDALYGILFRDINMQRTLVDQYFSRIINGYGGVIINTGEDNYLTTSDAVEEAHTVLASQLMNEQFALKAGLPEEQMGLGHAFEMDPGIENGFLLELAQAQMAKEIFPDAPLKYMPPTKFMTGNIFKGHLQDALFNLVSVTTGQTIQLLGMHTEAIHTPHLQDRMLSIENAQYIFNNARALGDEIEFKEGGIMQTRAQEVLKKADELLHEIEQEGLFPTIEKGKFAGVKRPRDGGKGLEGVLTQDAKYYNPFVEMMLGGER; encoded by the coding sequence ATGAAAAGCAAACTTAATCTTGACCCAAAGGTCATAGAGAGTGCAAGAAATTCTGCTGCGAAAATTGCTGATGATGTACAAGAGTTTATAGATAGACATACTACAGTTACAGTAGAGAGAACAGTTGCAAGGTTATTGGGAATAGACAATGTAGATGAAATAGAGAGACCACTATCAAATGTTGTAGTAGACAATGTAAAAGAAGGTGGTGGATTAGGACTAGGGATTGCTTACTGGATAGGAAATGCTATGGTTCATACTGGAGATGATCCTCAAACTATAGCAGAAAAGGTATCTAGGGGAGAATTGGACTTAACAAAAATACCAGTTCAAGATGAACAAAAAATAAAGGAAAAGGTTGAAGAAATAGCTAAATCAACCGTTGAGACAATAAGAAAAAATAGGGAAAAAAGAGAAGAATATATAACTAATCTTGGAGAAGGTAAAAAACCTTACCTATATGTAATAGTTGCCACAGGAAATATATATGAAGATATTATTCAAGCTCAAGCAGCAGCAAGACAAGGTGCCGATATAATAGCTGTTATAAGAACTACAGCCCAAAGTTTACTTGATTATGTACCTTATGGTGCTACAACTGAAGGGTTTGGAGGAACTTATGCAACACAAGAAAACTTTAGACTTATGAGAAAGGCCCTTGATGAAGTGGGAGAGGAAGTAGGCAGATATATAAGATTATGTAACTACTGTTCAGGTCTTTGTATGCCAGAGATAGCAGCTATGGGAGCATTGGAAAGATTAGATGTTATGCTTAACGATGCCCTTTATGGAATACTATTTAGAGATATAAATATGCAAAGAACCCTTGTGGATCAATATTTCTCAAGGATAATAAATGGATATGGTGGAGTAATTATAAACACTGGAGAAGATAATTATCTAACAACATCCGATGCAGTTGAAGAGGCTCATACAGTATTGGCATCACAGCTTATGAATGAGCAATTTGCATTGAAGGCAGGACTTCCAGAGGAACAAATGGGACTTGGTCATGCATTTGAGATGGACCCAGGTATTGAAAATGGTTTCTTATTGGAATTAGCCCAAGCACAAATGGCAAAGGAAATATTCCCTGATGCACCATTAAAATATATGCCTCCAACTAAATTTATGACAGGGAATATATTTAAAGGACATTTACAAGATGCGTTGTTCAACCTTGTGTCAGTGACCACAGGTCAAACTATACAACTTTTAGGAATGCATACAGAGGCTATTCATACACCACATTTACAAGATAGAATGCTATCTATAGAAAATGCCCAATATATATTTAATAATGCTAGGGCATTGGGAGATGAGATAGAATTCAAAGAAGGAGGAATAATGCAGACTAGAGCTCAAGAGGTGCTTAAAAAGGCCGATGAGTTGCTTCATGAGATAGAGCAGGAAGGATTATTCCCAACTATAGAGAAGGGTAAATTTGCTGGAGTAAAGAGACCAAGAGATGGTGGCAAAGGTCTTGAAGGAGTATTGACTCAGGATGCTAAATACTACAATCCATTTGTAGAAATGATGCTTGGGGGTGAAAGATAA
- the ablA gene encoding lysine 2,3-aminomutase: MEKYWQNIDLWKDVTEEQWNDWQWQVKNRIVDVEQLKEIINITAQEEKDIAEVLKKFRMGITPYYAAHMDKSDPNCPIRMQAVPTIAETHIGSSDMEDPLHEDTDSPVPGLTHRYPDRVLLLITDQCSMYCRHCTRRRFAGQKDSGAPKDRVDAAIEYIRNTPQVRDVLLSGGDCLLVSDERLEYIIKKLREIPHVEIVRLGSRTPVVMPQRITDNLVNMLKKYHPVWLNTHFNHPKEITPEAKAAIAKLADAGIPLGNQSVLLRGVNDSVQTMKKLVQELVMIRVRPYYIYQCDLSMGIEHFRTKVSKGIEIMEGLRGHTSGYAVPTFVVDAPGGGGKTPVMPNYVISMSPDKVILRNFEGVITTYTEPHYEETKKEDTEVRTGVAGLLQGNDVALEPTKLERNERAAKRNQK; this comes from the coding sequence ATGGAAAAGTATTGGCAAAATATTGATTTATGGAAAGATGTGACGGAGGAACAATGGAATGATTGGCAATGGCAAGTTAAAAATAGAATAGTAGATGTTGAACAATTAAAGGAAATTATAAACATAACAGCCCAAGAAGAAAAAGATATAGCTGAAGTGCTTAAAAAGTTTAGAATGGGTATTACTCCATACTATGCAGCTCATATGGATAAGAGTGATCCCAACTGTCCTATAAGAATGCAAGCTGTACCAACAATAGCAGAAACTCATATAGGTAGTTCAGATATGGAAGACCCATTACATGAAGATACTGATTCACCAGTACCAGGATTAACTCACAGATATCCAGACAGGGTACTTCTTCTTATAACAGACCAATGCTCAATGTATTGTAGACATTGTACAAGAAGAAGATTTGCAGGACAAAAGGATAGTGGAGCTCCAAAGGATAGAGTGGATGCAGCAATAGAATACATTAGAAATACACCACAAGTAAGGGACGTACTTCTTTCAGGAGGAGACTGCTTATTAGTATCCGATGAAAGATTAGAATATATCATCAAGAAATTAAGAGAAATACCCCATGTAGAGATAGTAAGACTTGGAAGTAGAACACCAGTAGTTATGCCTCAAAGGATTACTGATAACTTAGTAAATATGCTTAAGAAGTACCATCCAGTTTGGTTAAATACTCATTTCAACCATCCAAAGGAAATTACTCCAGAAGCAAAGGCAGCTATAGCTAAACTTGCAGATGCTGGTATACCACTAGGTAACCAATCAGTATTGTTAAGAGGAGTTAATGACAGTGTTCAAACAATGAAAAAGTTAGTGCAAGAATTAGTAATGATAAGAGTTAGACCTTATTATATTTATCAATGTGACCTTTCAATGGGTATTGAGCATTTCAGAACTAAGGTTTCAAAGGGTATAGAAATTATGGAAGGTCTAAGGGGACATACATCAGGATATGCAGTACCAACATTTGTTGTTGATGCTCCTGGTGGAGGAGGAAAGACTCCAGTTATGCCAAACTATGTAATTTCTATGTCACCAGACAAAGTAATCCTTAGAAACTTTGAAGGTGTTATAACAACTTACACAGAGCCTCATTATGAAGAGACTAAAAAAGAGGACACAGAGGTTAGAACAGGGGTTGCAGGATTACTTCAAGGAAACGATGTTGCATTGGAGCCTACTAAATTAGAAAGAAATGAAAGAGCAGCAAAGAGAAATCAGAAATAG
- a CDS encoding S-layer homology domain-containing protein, with protein MFKKIVSLLLVFLIVLGTVAFAEDSNIEKLQQDSATRLVKLGIIKGYNDGTLKLKNNISRAEFATMMTRLIGKDDLVDQYKTDSQFEDVTATHWSAPYVNIAVKEGLIKGYPDGTFKPQNNISYGEVLTILIRLLGYEESVNTEDQWPINYVKKSVELGINGDLPISVNSNATRGDVSIFIDNSLLVKLNKAY; from the coding sequence ATGTTCAAAAAAATTGTATCTCTATTACTAGTTTTTTTAATAGTATTAGGCACTGTCGCATTTGCAGAAGACTCAAACATAGAAAAGTTACAGCAGGATTCTGCCACTCGATTAGTAAAATTAGGTATAATTAAAGGTTATAATGATGGCACATTGAAGCTTAAAAATAATATTAGTAGAGCTGAATTTGCCACAATGATGACTAGACTTATAGGTAAGGATGATTTAGTAGATCAGTATAAAACCGATTCCCAATTTGAAGATGTAACTGCCACACATTGGTCTGCCCCTTATGTCAATATAGCTGTAAAGGAAGGTCTTATAAAGGGATATCCCGATGGTACGTTTAAACCACAAAACAATATATCCTACGGTGAAGTGTTGACCATATTAATAAGACTATTGGGATATGAAGAATCAGTTAATACTGAAGACCAATGGCCAATCAATTATGTGAAAAAATCTGTGGAATTAGGTATAAATGGCGATTTGCCCATATCAGTAAACTCCAACGCCACAAGGGGAGATGTGTCTATATTTATTGATAATAGTTTATTGGTTAAGTTAAATAAAGCATATTAA
- a CDS encoding L-erythro-3,5-diaminohexanoate dehydrogenase, with translation MKKGCAFGTHRVIEPKGKLPQPATKIDNNMDIYDNEILINVQTLNIDSASFTQIKEQAGGDVEKIKEIMKGIVAERGKHQNPVTGSGGMLIGTIEKIGPAMEGKTDLKVGDKIATLVSLSLTPLRIDEILEVRKDIDQVDIKGKAILFESGIYAVLPNDIPENLALSVLDVAGAPAQTAKLVKPGDTVVIIGGTGKSGMLCLYEAKKRAGVTGKVICLGHSEDAMKRVRSANLADIYIQADATNAVEVMEKISEATNGEMADITINNVNVSNTEMGSILATKDDGLVYFFSMATSFTKAALGAEGVGKDVTMIVGNGYTKGHAEISLQILRESETLRKLYEELYA, from the coding sequence ATGAAAAAAGGATGTGCTTTTGGAACACATAGAGTTATTGAACCTAAAGGAAAATTACCTCAACCAGCGACAAAAATTGACAACAACATGGACATTTATGATAATGAAATATTAATTAATGTTCAGACACTTAATATTGATTCGGCAAGTTTTACACAAATTAAGGAACAAGCCGGTGGAGATGTTGAGAAAATAAAAGAAATAATGAAGGGAATAGTAGCAGAAAGAGGAAAGCATCAAAACCCTGTTACTGGTTCAGGTGGAATGTTAATAGGTACTATAGAAAAAATAGGACCTGCAATGGAAGGAAAAACTGACCTTAAAGTTGGAGATAAAATAGCTACATTAGTATCTTTATCATTAACACCTCTTAGAATTGATGAGATCTTAGAAGTGAGAAAAGATATAGATCAAGTAGATATAAAAGGTAAAGCAATATTATTTGAAAGTGGAATATATGCAGTATTGCCAAATGATATTCCAGAAAACTTAGCATTATCAGTGCTTGACGTGGCAGGAGCACCAGCTCAAACTGCAAAATTAGTGAAACCAGGGGATACAGTAGTAATCATAGGTGGAACAGGTAAATCAGGAATGCTTTGTCTATATGAAGCTAAGAAGAGAGCTGGAGTTACAGGAAAAGTAATATGTCTAGGACATAGTGAAGATGCTATGAAGAGGGTTAGGTCAGCAAATCTTGCTGATATATATATACAAGCAGATGCTACTAATGCAGTAGAGGTTATGGAAAAGATTTCAGAGGCTACTAATGGAGAAATGGCAGACATAACTATTAACAATGTAAATGTATCAAATACTGAAATGGGTAGTATATTGGCTACAAAGGATGATGGTTTGGTATATTTCTTTAGTATGGCTACAAGCTTTACAAAGGCAGCATTGGGAGCAGAAGGAGTAGGAAAAGATGTAACTATGATAGTAGGAAATGGATATACTAAAGGACATGCTGAAATTTCTCTTCAAATATTAAGAGAATCAGAAACATTGAGAAAATTATATGAAGAATTATATGCATAG
- a CDS encoding MutS-related protein translates to MHEFVDERTIEGIGFDYVLDRISVTTPYGQYKKDNMSPFMPGEEEELKEELNKIETIVKLIQEHRPSFVNLKTLFAHIKDLRKSINRASAGDALTVVELFEIKAFVFFLREIYMTISDIDWNVPDDMVITPIKELEKLFDPKDSGIKTFYIYDEYSDELKNIRMRKLELGKKIKIEKKKARDKVKEDLNLNIRPNGEVVIAKDEKELIKTIEDYPLLTYSSETYMNIKFNLKSTEVVNDLIRELDLLKEVEEEEEYKVRQMLSEDVASYKDIIYKNMEAIGTLDLNIAKAYMALDMGGVKPTISNEPIISFTQGRHIKLERHLMEKNREYIPIDMGLTKGVTCITGANMGGKSVTLKLIGLIISMVQYGLFVPCREIRCGLFEFIFISIGDFQDTDMGLSTFGGEIKEIQKALLRSDKKGIILIDELASGTNPQEGSAISKAIVNYLMNRNCIVVITTHYDNIANTEGVKHLQVIGLENVDYIDLERELEEQKEYGIDTIAKYMDYRLKEVKSKSQVPRDALNIARLMGLDEDIVESAEGILQE, encoded by the coding sequence ATGCATGAATTTGTAGATGAGAGAACTATTGAAGGAATAGGGTTTGACTATGTATTGGATAGAATATCGGTAACGACACCCTATGGACAATATAAAAAGGATAATATGTCTCCTTTTATGCCTGGAGAAGAAGAAGAATTAAAAGAAGAATTAAATAAAATAGAAACCATAGTTAAACTTATACAAGAACATAGGCCTAGTTTTGTGAATTTGAAGACTTTATTTGCCCATATAAAGGATCTAAGAAAATCTATAAATAGGGCATCTGCGGGAGATGCCCTCACTGTGGTAGAATTATTTGAGATAAAGGCGTTTGTTTTTTTCCTTAGAGAAATATATATGACCATATCAGATATTGATTGGAATGTACCTGATGATATGGTGATTACACCTATTAAAGAGCTAGAAAAGTTGTTTGATCCCAAGGATAGTGGCATAAAGACATTTTATATATATGATGAATACTCAGATGAATTAAAAAATATACGAATGCGTAAATTAGAGCTAGGTAAAAAGATAAAGATAGAGAAGAAAAAGGCAAGAGATAAGGTCAAAGAGGACTTAAACTTAAATATTCGTCCCAATGGTGAAGTGGTTATTGCCAAAGATGAAAAGGAGCTTATAAAGACCATTGAAGATTACCCCCTATTAACATATAGCTCAGAAACATATATGAATATAAAGTTTAATCTAAAGTCCACAGAAGTAGTAAATGACCTTATAAGAGAGTTGGATTTGCTAAAAGAAGTTGAAGAAGAAGAAGAATACAAGGTTAGACAGATGTTATCTGAGGATGTAGCGTCATATAAAGATATAATATATAAAAATATGGAAGCCATAGGGACATTGGACTTAAATATAGCTAAGGCATATATGGCATTGGATATGGGAGGGGTTAAACCTACAATATCTAATGAACCCATAATAAGTTTTACCCAAGGTAGACATATAAAATTGGAAAGACATCTAATGGAAAAAAACAGAGAATATATACCTATAGATATGGGTCTTACCAAAGGTGTTACTTGTATAACAGGGGCAAATATGGGCGGAAAAAGTGTTACTTTGAAACTTATAGGGCTTATTATATCTATGGTGCAATATGGTCTGTTCGTACCATGTAGAGAAATAAGATGTGGACTATTTGAGTTTATATTTATTTCTATAGGAGACTTCCAAGATACGGATATGGGACTTAGTACTTTTGGAGGAGAAATAAAAGAAATACAAAAGGCATTATTAAGAAGTGATAAAAAGGGAATTATATTGATAGATGAATTAGCCAGTGGAACAAATCCGCAGGAAGGTTCCGCTATATCTAAAGCAATAGTAAATTATTTAATGAATAGAAATTGCATAGTGGTTATAACTACTCACTATGATAATATAGCCAATACTGAAGGGGTAAAACATCTTCAAGTTATAGGGTTGGAGAATGTTGATTATATAGACCTTGAAAGGGAATTAGAGGAACAGAAGGAATACGGTATAGACACCATTGCTAAATATATGGACTATAGACTAAAAGAGGTAAAGAGTAAGAGTCAAGTCCCTAGGGATGCATTAAATATAGCACGGCTAATGGGACTAGATGAAGATATAGTAGAAAGTGCCGAAGGAATATTACAGGAGTAA
- a CDS encoding OAM dimerization domain-containing protein, whose product MSIEKIDLTKVKPYGDTLNDGMMQLSFTLPVPHGDEADEAARQLAKKMGLEEPNVVYSVDLGIGYTFFVVYGQCQHTVDYSKIEVPKVEVESMDKYGVEDYIKENIKREITILGACTGTDAHTVGIDAIMNMKGFAGHYGLERYKMVNAINMGSQVPNEELVAKAIETNADAILVSQIVTQKNVHIPNLTELVELLEAEGVRDKIILVCGGPRLSHELAKELGYDAGFSTGSFANDVATFIVTEMVERGLA is encoded by the coding sequence ATGTCTATAGAGAAAATAGATTTGACAAAGGTAAAACCCTATGGAGATACATTAAATGATGGTATGATGCAACTTTCTTTCACTTTGCCTGTACCCCATGGAGATGAGGCAGATGAAGCGGCAAGACAGTTAGCAAAGAAAATGGGATTAGAGGAACCCAATGTAGTTTATTCAGTAGATTTGGGTATAGGATATACATTCTTTGTAGTATATGGTCAGTGTCAACATACAGTAGATTATTCTAAGATAGAAGTGCCAAAGGTAGAAGTAGAATCTATGGATAAATATGGAGTAGAAGACTATATAAAAGAAAATATAAAAAGAGAAATAACTATATTAGGAGCCTGTACAGGAACCGATGCCCACACAGTAGGTATAGATGCCATAATGAATATGAAGGGTTTTGCAGGACATTATGGGCTTGAAAGATATAAGATGGTAAATGCTATAAATATGGGAAGTCAGGTGCCCAATGAAGAGCTAGTAGCTAAAGCCATAGAGACTAATGCAGATGCTATATTGGTATCACAAATAGTTACTCAGAAAAATGTTCATATACCAAATTTGACAGAATTAGTTGAGCTTCTTGAGGCAGAAGGCGTTAGAGATAAGATAATACTTGTATGTGGAGGTCCAAGACTTTCACATGAATTGGCCAAAGAATTAGGATACGATGCAGGATTTTCCACAGGAAGTTTTGCAAATGATGTAGCTACATTCATAGTTACAGAAATGGTAGAGAGAGGATTAGCTTAA